A single window of Salvia splendens isolate huo1 chromosome 6, SspV2, whole genome shotgun sequence DNA harbors:
- the LOC121806360 gene encoding myosin-9-like isoform X1 — MDQNPNYESMVTRVQQLERERNELQKDIEQMCMQQAGPAYIGVATRLHFQRTAGLEQEIENLKKQLATCIRQNQNLQEELSEAYRIKSHIADLHKAEVSKNVEAENQLSFFQDCVAAAFAERDNAIMEAEKAKEREELLPQELTNFQRRLEELTAKLLEEKEQAANLRIDLEKHERQNEIFREVIDKFYSIRQDSLNDSTDISWEEKCHSLLNDSDDTWRFQNDEDASTSNYINSLEAEIETLRRRLDNLQNKLRVGLEIETHLKKKVRDLERKKIHSKEKNKKWISALSHHHSQYRSGIKSLLDEGYLELKSISDLVVEKIKQLETSRESDLRSSQLQEREFDESECRDVHVSADSSPVAITEKSHPGLPIPSACETGDASEALALALHDKVSALLLMSQQEERHLLERDVNAALQKKIEELQRNLMQVTNEKVKALMELAQMKQELYILQPKTSQDHQVQGINPVETAERRMVPEKDGKLKSLLRKSYLTRWVGGSDGSDILAHRHNEKPHQVDFARMKIENATLKESLDSMEHLLSSVRRLRISLLKVKESVAGKDENMRCSEDLEQVIAEANLLKTALGSSLPVSWLAETERSLDEISVAARESGQEKVDLVSAAGFEMVELLIFAAQNLKECCGK, encoded by the exons ATGGATCAGAATCCCAATTATGAATCGATGGTTACTCGTGTTCAACAGTTGGAGAGAG AACGTAATGAATTGCAGAAAGATATTGAACAGATGTGTATGCAACAAGCTGGACCTGCCTATATTGGAGTGGCAACACGCTTACATTTTCAGAG GACAGCTGGGTTGGAGCAGGAGATCGAGAACTTGAAAAAACAGTTGGCTACTTGCATAAGGCAAAATCAAAATCTTCAAGAGGAGTTATCCGAAGCTTATCGCATTAAA AGCCATATAGCCGATCTGCATAAGGCTGAAGTATCAAAG AATGTCGAAGCTGAGAATCAGCTTAGTTTTTTTCAAGATTGTGTAGCTGCTGCTTTTGCTGAGCGAGATAATGCAATAATGGAG GCTGAAAAGGCTAAAGAGAGAGAGGAGCTCCTGCCGCAGGAGCTGACAAATTTTCAGAGAAG GCTTGAAGAGCTGACTGCCAAACTTCTTGAAGAAAAGGAACAAGCAGCAAATCTCCGTATTGATTTAGAAAAGCACGAAAGGCAGAATGAGATATTCAGAGAG GTGATTGATAAATTCTATAGCATCAGACAAGATTCCCTTAATGATTCTACTGATATAAGTTGGGAAGAGAAATGTCATTCTCTTCTGAATGATTCAGATGATACATGGAGGTTCCAAAATGATGAGGATGCTTCAACCTCCAATTACATT AACTCTCTCGAAGCAGAGATTGAAACTCTGAGGAGACGTCTCGATAATTTGCAAAACAAGCTTCGAGTG GGACTGGAAATTGAAACTCACTTGAAGAAGAAAGTCCGTGATTTGGAGAGGAAGAAA ATCCATTCAAAAGAGAAGAATAAGAAGTGGATTTCGGCATTATCTCATCACCATTCTCAGTACAGAAGCGGTATCAAAAGCTTACTTGATGAGGGGTATTTGGAGCTAAAATCAATTAGCGATCTGGTAGTTGAGAAGATCAAGCAACTTGAAACGAGCAGAGAATCCGATTTGAGATCTTCTCAGCTACAAGAGAGAGAATTTGACGAGAGTGAATGCAGGGATGTCCATGTTAGTGCTGATTCTAGTCCAGTTGCAATCACTGAG AAAAGTCATCCCGGCTTGCCAATTCCAAGTGCTTGTGAAACTGGCGATGCATCTGAAGCCCTTGCTCTGGCATTGCACGATAAG GTGTCAGCATTATTACTTATGTCACAGCAAGAAGAAAGACACCTATTAGAGAGGGATGTAAATGCAgctttgcaaaaaaaaatcgaGGAACTGCAGAGAAACTTAATGCAG GTTACGAATGAAAAGGTGAAAGCTCTTATGGAGTTAGCACAGATGAAGCAGGAATTATATATACTACAACC AAAGACCAGTCAGGACCACCAAGTACAAGGAATCAATCCGGTGGAGACTGCAGAACGCAGAATGGTACCAGAAAAAGACGGGAAGTTGAAAAGTCTGCTGAGGAAAAGTTACTTAACACGTTGGGTTGGAGGCTCCGATGGAAGTGATATATTGGCACATCGACATAACGAAAAACCACATCAAGTGGATTTCGCAAG GATGAAGATTGAAAATGCTACGCTTAAGGAGAGCCTGGACAGTATGGAGCATCTACTTTCTTCTGTTCGAAGACTCCGTATATCCCTATTGAAG GTGAAAGAGTCAGTCGCAGGGAAAGATGAAAACATGAGGTGTTCAGAAGATTTGGAACAAGTTATTGCAGAAGCAAACCTTCTGAAGACAGCCCTTGGCAGCTCTCTCCCCGTTAGTTGGCTGGCTGAAACGGAACGATCATTGGATGAAATAAGTGTAGCTGCTCGGGAGTCTGGGCAAGAGAAAGTGGATCTTGTTTCTGCAGCTGGATTTGAGATGGTGGAGCTCTTGATATTTGCTGCTCAGAACCTCAAGGAGTGTTGTGGTAAGTGA
- the LOC121807271 gene encoding RNA polymerase I-specific transcription initiation factor RRN3-like, translating into MGAPDMDELSFTDSQLHFYVKDALKAAIQGDCDFYNQLVAVIHRKERLSAADVALLVTCLKAVTGAVSCIHISHHKSLLAAILRMSLWDYGTNVMDALLELLVALASSNGEHVNLCLEMLVSNFVPPSAYFEKHRGPSKKSEVLDRVHSTLIDIANLVPLSPLILEKIVRDKMPHVYVKEQPIVMYVENMLRLESGAMGELVGSMALIVLMDKLVELDVEIAWKDILEDDFQKDVFDFELEDLAEPADNFNQENKEFTREASMQRFCSGNHPEKLDSLMVLTFEHLKCCFETGRLVQVFEILLQSFRITVLTAYKSKFAQFVMFYACSLDPENCGKLFADALVDIFVNGVHPEWRMSAVAYLASYLARAKFLPVPLIAIMLERVVDWCSKYCKNWGSDINPKAQKVFYAGCQATMYVLCFRMKQMLAIPRLKSQLQLMQIDAILGHPLKPLQVCLPSIVDEFLRQAKENRVCFLPERLADQDFLESKHSTVFGGTEKLGMFFPFDPILLPNCDRYIRPNYVYWSMVRSSYDEEGTSDEDVADAYDCEDGMSIPDDRSGKGCDEEDCDADEFSPSFEKMSITPRDSSHRFGGRMPSRIRPSMSPESL; encoded by the exons ATGGGCGCCCCTGACATGGATGAACTCAGTTTCACTGATTCTCAGCTCCACTTTTATGTTAAGGATGCGCTCAAAGCTGCTATTCAG GGTGACTGCGACTTTTACAATCAGCTTGTGGCAGTGATACATCGTAAAGAGCGTCTTTCTGCTGCAGACGTCGCCCTTCTTGTG ACGTGTTTGAAAGCTGTGACTGGAGCAGTATCTTGTATACATATCAGTCATCATAAATCCCTACTTGCTGCA ATATTAAGAATGAGTCTGTGGGATTATGGAACTAATGTGATGGATGCATTGCTTGAGTTGCTCGTTGCTTTG GCTTCATCAAATGGGGAACATGTTAATTTGTGCTTGGAGATGCTTGTGAGCAATTTCGTGCCTCCATCTGCATACTTTGAGAAACACCGAGGTCCATCTAAAAAGAGTGAAGTTCTTGATCGTGTTCATTCAACTTTAATCGACATTGCAAATTTAGTTCCTCTTTCACCGTTGATACTCGAGAAGATAGTAAGAGATAAAATGCCCCATGTATACGTAAAAGAACAG CCCATTGTGATGTATGTGGAGAATATGCTGAGATTGGAGAGCGGTGCTATGGGTGAACTTGTTGGAAGCATGGCCCTGATTGTGTTAATGGATAAACTAGTAGAATTGGAT GTGGAAATTGCATGGAAGGATATTTTGGAGGACGACTTCCAAAAGGATGTCTTTGATTTTGAACTAGAAGACCTTGCGGAACCTGCAGATAATTTcaatcaagaaaacaaagag TTTACTAGAGAAGCGTCAATGCAAAGGTTTTGTTCTGGGAACCATCCTGAAAAGTTAGATAGTTTGATGGTGCTTACTTTTGAACACCTTAAATGCTGTTTTGAGACCGGTCGTCTGGTTCAG GTTTTTGAGATCCTCCTCCAATCATTTCGGATAACAGTTTTGACTGCGTACAAATCAAAATTCGCTCAG TTTGTCATGTTCTATGCTTGCTCACTGGATCCTGAAAACTGTGGAAAGTTATTTGCCGATGCACTTGTAGATATCTTTGTGAATGGTGTCCATCCTGAATGGAG AATGAGTGCTGTGGCATACCTTGCAAGTTATCTGGCTCGTGCCAAATTTCTTCCTGTCCCTTTGATCGCTATAATGCTGGAACG TGTAGTGGACTGGTGTTCCAAATATTGCAAAAACTGGGGCAGTGACATTAATCCAAAAGCTCAGAAAGTATTCTATGCTGGATGCCAG GCCACGATGTATGTGCTTTGTTTCCGCATGAAACAAATGCTTGCTATTCCTCGGCTGAAGTCCCAACTGCAGCTCATGCAGATTGATGCCATCCTCGGGCATCCTTTGAAACCACTTCAG GTATGCCTGCCATCAATTGTAGATGAATTTCTACGGCAGGCGAAAGAAAATCGCGTATGTTTTCTTCCTGAAAGGCTTGCTGACCAAGATTTCCTAGAATCAAAACATTCTACTGTATTTGGTGGGACAGAAAAACTGGGAATGTTTTTCCCGTTTGATCCCATCCTATTGCCAAATTGTGACAG ATACATCCGACCAAATTATGTCTACTGGTCAATGGTGAGAAGTAGTTATGACGAGGAAGGCACTAGTGATGAAGATGTTGCTGATGCCTATGATTGTGAAGATGGGATGAGTATTCCAGATGATAGAAGTGGGAAGGGTTGTGATGAGGAAGATTGTGATGCTGATGAGTTTAGTCCTAGTTTTGAAAAGATGTCAATTACCCCTAGGGATTCAAGTCACAGATTTGGGGGCCGAATGCCCTCGAGAATCAGACCTTCAATGAGTCCCGAGTCGTTGTGA
- the LOC121806743 gene encoding DNA polymerase kappa, with amino-acid sequence MEEIENDEKSNSGNDSARPWQSYNTVYTNAKAGMEGVDKEKVQRVVYEMSKGSKYFEHEEKKEAYMKQKIESFRAQLAKLTDSDLSHHRKIADRKITGLEATRDLSRIWLHVDMDAFYAAVETLSNPSLEGKPMAVGSMSMLSTANYEARKFGVRAAMPGFIARKLCPELIFVPTDFKKYNHFSGLTRKVFERYDPNFLAASLDEAYLDITNFCNEKGMTGGQVAEELRESVHRETGLTCSAGVAPNRLLAKVCSDINKPNGQFVLPNERVAVVTFISSLPIRKIGGIGKVTENILKGVLGITTCEEMLQKSSFICALFSHASADFFLSVSLGIGRTDTPQASQRKSMSTERTFSPTGDEASIFQKLVDLSENLSSDLKKEGIRGRTLTLKLKTSSFEVRTRAVTLPYNTCSSEEILKQAKKLLKAELPVSLRLMGLRMSNFGEGRECVAADPKQKTLSNFLGGDDTSRRGLGAQVQSESTISDDALAIIDRESSLCSDIHEPSKSIDFADTYRIHDSEHMGTRNFHSESETRETSNLQIDNLNEKVSHHDTVGAVTDRLPTGTGRLVERDSSSGLCEETSFDQQKRKCSDGEAGSSLNLRDTIYWLNDYQCSVCGTELPPSFIEERQEHFDFHLAERLQDEESSNRNRLVKPPNLRFAEKGDMSNRKKKKQKRSSPSPGKHIPIDAFFAKTSQNP; translated from the exons ATGGAAGAAattgaaaatgatgaaaaatcAAATTCAGGGAATGATTCCGCTCGACCATGGCAATCCTACAACACTGTTTATACCAACGCGAAAGCAg gGATGGAAGGGGTGGACAAGGAGAAAGTGCAGAGGGTGGTTTATGAGATGAGCAAGGGCTCCAAGTATTTTGAACACGAGGAAAAGAAAGAAGCTTACATGAAGCAGAAAATCGAGAGCTTCCGGGCGCAGCTAGCTAAGCTTACCGACTCAGATTTATCACACCATCGGAAG ATTGCTGATAGAAAAATTACAGGATTGGAAGCCACCCGTGATCTGTCAAGGATTTGGTTACATGTAGATATGGATGCTTTTTATGCAGCTGTTGAAACACTGAGCAATCCTTCTCTAGAAGGCAAACCAATGGCTGTTGGTAGCATGTCTATGCTATCTACTGCTAATTATGAG GCAAGGAAATTTGGGGTTAGAGCTGCAATGCCTGGATTTATTGCACGTAAACTGTGTCCTGAACTAATTTTTGTTCCAACAGACTTCAAGAAGTACAATCATTTTAGCGGTTTAACTAGGAAAG TTTTCGAGAGGTATGATCCCAACTTTCTAGCTGCCAGTTTGGATGAGGCTTACCTAGATATAACAAATTTCTGCAATGAAAAGGGAATGACTGGTGGACAA GTGGCTGAAGAGCTCAGAGAAAGTGTTCACAGGGAGACTGGACTCACATGTAGTGCTGGGGTGGCACCAAATCGCTTGCTTGCCAAG GTTTGTTCAGATATCAATAAGCCAAATGGTCAGTTTGTTTTGCCAAATGAGCGTGTTGCTGTTGTAACATTTATATCATCATTACCTATAAGGAAG ATTGGGGGCATTGGTAAGGTTACTGAAAATATTTTGAAAGGAGTGCTTGGAATTACAACATGTGAGGAAATGCTGCAGAAAAGTAGTTTCATCTGCGCATTATTTTCTCATGCATCTGCTG ATTTCTTTTTATCTGTCAGTTTGGGGATTGGGAGGACAGATACACCTCAAGCGTCCCAGAGGAAAAGTATGAGTACTGAAAGAACATTCTCACCTACAGGAGACGAGGCATCAATATTCCAGAAATTAG TTGATCTTTCAGAAAATCTTTCTTCTGACTTGAAGAAAGAAGGCATCCGTGGAAGAACATTGACATTAAAGTTGAAAACATCAAGTTTTGAG GTTCGAACTCGGGCAGTGACTCTTCCATATAATACTTGCTCAAGTGAGGAAATTTTGAAACAAGCGAAAAAACTGCTCAAGGCTGAACTTCCGGTGTCACTCAGACTAATGG GACTGCGGATGTCAAACTTCGGTGAAGGCAGAGAATGTGTTGCAGCTGATCCTAAACAAAAGACACTTTCTAACTTTCTGGGGGGAGATGATACTTCACGACGAGGGCTGGGAGCTCAAGTGCAGTCAGAGTCCACTATCAGTGATGATGCTCTAGCCATCATCGACAGAGAGTCCAGTTTATGTAGTGATATACACGAGCCATCCAAATCAATTGATTTTGCAGATACCTACCGGATACATGATTCTGAACACATGGGCACAAGGAATTTTCACAGTGAATCCGAAACTCGAGAAACTTCTAATCTCCAGATTGACAATTTGAATGAAAAG GTTTCACATCACGATACAGTTGGAGCTGTGACAGATCGTCTTCCAACAGGAACTGGTCGATTAGTAGAAAGAGATTCGTCATCTGGGCTGTGTGAGGAAACTAGTTTTGATCAACAGAAGAGAAAGTGCAGTGACGGCGAGGCAGGGTCTTCACTAAATCTCAGAGATACCATATATTGGTTGAATGACTACCAATGCTCTGTATGTGGAACCGAACTTCCTCCCAGCTTTATCGAGGAAAGGCAAGAGCATTTTGATTTCCATCTCGCTGAGCGGCTGCAAGATGAGGAGTCAAGCAACAGAAACAGACTAGTCAAGCCTCCTAACCTAAG ATTCGCGGAGAAGGGCGATATGAGCAATCGAAAGAAAAAGAAGCAGAAAAGATCTTCTCCTTCACCGGGTAAGCACATTCCAATCGATGCATTCTTTGCAAAGACAAGCCAAAACCCCTGA
- the LOC121807270 gene encoding vacuolar-sorting receptor 3-like: MGRCGRSKVAILLPFLVLIWVELVACKFLVEKNSLRVFTPESIKGNYDSAIGNFGIPQYGGTMAGAVVYPKDNTKGCQKFEASGISFKSKPGALPTFVLVDRGDCFFSLKVWNAQNAGAAAVLVADHLDEPLITMDSPEEGHASAEYIENITIPSALVDKSFGEKLRKALSKGDMVNVNLDWREAVPHPDDRVEYELWTKSNDECGVKCDMLMEFLKDFKGAAQMLEQGGYTQFTPHYITWYCPEAFTLSKQCKSQCLNHGRYCAPDPEQDFSSGYDGKDVVLENLRQLCVFRVANETRKPWVWWDYVTDFHIRCPMKEKKYGKECAEEVIKSLGLDLSKIEKCMGDPDADADNPVLKEEQEAQIGKGSRGDVTILPTLVVNNRQYRGKLEKGAVSKAICAGFKETTEPSVCLNGEVQTNECLHNNGGCWQDMVANITACKDTFRGRVCECPIVNGVQLKGNGYTSCSASGPGRCRIHNGGCWHEKRDGVTFSACLDSEDGKCTCPPGFTGDGVKNCEDINECKEKKACQCNECNCRNTWGSYECTCSSGRLYIRDHDTCIGQSASEVKYGWGAVWLALIVLGLAGGGGYLVYKQRLRSYMDSEIRAIMAQYMPLDSQNEVANHVDENRV, translated from the exons ATGGGGCGTTGTGGAAGATCGAAAGTTGCAATCTTGCTGCCTTTTCTAGTGCTGATTTGGGTGGAATTAGTGGCGTGTAAGTTTCTGGTGGAGAAGAACAGTCTGAGAGTGTTTACACCGGAGAGCATTAAAGGAAATTACGATAGTGCCATCGGCAACTTTGGGATTCCACAATATGGTGGAACCATGGCTGGAGCTGTGGTGTATCCAAAGGACAATACAAAGGGCTGTCAAAAATTTGAAGCTTCTGGGATTTCTTTCAAGAGCAAGCCTGGAGCTTTACCCACCTTTGTGCTTGTTGATCGTGGAG ATtgctttttttctttaaaagttTGGAATGCCCAGAATGCTGGTGCAGCTGCTGTTCTAGTGGCTGATCACCTTGATGAACCGTTGATCACGATGGACTCACCTGAAGAGGGTCATGCATCTGCAGaatatattgaaaatataaCGATACCTTCTGCGCTGGTTGATAAAAGTTTTGGTGAGAAACTAAGGAAAGCGCTGAGTAAAGGGGATATGGTGAATGTAAACCTCGACTGGAGGGAAGCCGTCCCCCACCCGGATGATCGAGTGGAATATGAACTGTGGACTAAGAGCAATGATGAGTGTGGGGTTAAGTGTGATATGTTGATGGAGTTTTTGAAGGATTTTAAGGGTGCAGCCCAAATGCTTGAGCAAGGTGGCTATACCCAGTTTACTCCGCACTATATAACGTGGTACTGCCCTGAGGCGTTCACCTTGAGCAAACAATGTAAGTCCCAGTGCCTCAACCATGGGAGATACTGTGCTCCGGACCCGGAGCAAGATTTCAGCTCTGGTTATGATGGAAAAGATGTGGTGCTTGAGAACTTGAGACAACTATGTGTTTTCAGAGTGGCCAACGAGACCCGAAAGCCGTGGGTCTGGTGGGACTATGTGACTGATTTCCATATCAGATGCCCCATGAAGGAGAAGAAATACGGCAAAGAATGTGCTGAAGAGGTTATCAAATCTTTAG GTCTTGATCTGAGTAAAATCGAAAAGTGCATGGGCGACCCTGATGCTGATGCTGACAATCCAGTTCTGAAAGAAGAGCAAGAAGCTCAA ATTGGTAAAGGATCACGTGGTGATGTGACCATTTTGCCTACACTTGTCGTGAATAACCGCCAATATCGAG GAAAATTGGAGAAGGGTGCCGTATCAAAGGCTATATGTGCTGGTTTTAAAGAAACTACAGAGCCATCTGTTTGTTTAAATGGCG AAGTACAAACGAATGAGTGCTTGCACAATAATGGTGGCTGCTGGCAAGACATGGTAGCAAATATTACAGCTTGCAag GACACATTTCGAGGAAGAGTGTGTGAATGTCCAATAGTTAATGGTGTGCAATTGAAGGGGAATGGTTACACATCTTGTTCGG CCAGTGGGCCTGGGCGATGCAGAATACATAACGGAGGCTGTTGGCATGAAAAGAGGGATGGGGTCACTTTCTCTGCTTGTTTG GATAGCGAAGATGGAAAATGCACATGTCCTCCAGGATTTACAGGTGACGGTGTTAAAAACTGTGAAG ATATTAACGAATGTAAGGAGAAGAAAGCTTGTCAATGCAACGAATGCAACTGCAGAAACACATGGGGCAGTTACGAGTGTACTTGTAGCAGCGGCCGGCTGTATATAAGGGACCATGATACCTGCATCG GTCAGAGTGCTTCAGAGGTGAAGTATGGTTGGGGCGCTGTTTGGCTTGCTCTGATTGTATTAGGTTTGGCTGGTGGTGGTGGCTATCTCGTGTACAAACAGAGGTTGAGG TCGTATATGGACTCGGAGATCAGGGCTATAATGGCTCAATACATGCCTCTGGACAGCCAGAATGAAGTAGCAAATCACGTAGATGAAAATCGTGTTTGA
- the LOC121806360 gene encoding centrosomal protein of 128 kDa-like isoform X2 has product MNRWLLVFNSWRENVMNCRKILNRCVCNKLDLPILEWQHAYIFRAGLEQEIENLKKQLATCIRQNQNLQEELSEAYRIKSHIADLHKAEVSKNVEAENQLSFFQDCVAAAFAERDNAIMEAEKAKEREELLPQELTNFQRRLEELTAKLLEEKEQAANLRIDLEKHERQNEIFREVIDKFYSIRQDSLNDSTDISWEEKCHSLLNDSDDTWRFQNDEDASTSNYINSLEAEIETLRRRLDNLQNKLRVGLEIETHLKKKVRDLERKKIHSKEKNKKWISALSHHHSQYRSGIKSLLDEGYLELKSISDLVVEKIKQLETSRESDLRSSQLQEREFDESECRDVHVSADSSPVAITEKSHPGLPIPSACETGDASEALALALHDKVSALLLMSQQEERHLLERDVNAALQKKIEELQRNLMQVTNEKVKALMELAQMKQELYILQPKTSQDHQVQGINPVETAERRMVPEKDGKLKSLLRKSYLTRWVGGSDGSDILAHRHNEKPHQVDFARMKIENATLKESLDSMEHLLSSVRRLRISLLKVKESVAGKDENMRCSEDLEQVIAEANLLKTALGSSLPVSWLAETERSLDEISVAARESGQEKVDLVSAAGFEMVELLIFAAQNLKECCGK; this is encoded by the exons ATGAATCGATGGTTACTCGTGTTCAACAGTTGGAGAGAG AACGTAATGAATTGCAGAAAGATATTGAACAGATGTGTATGCAACAAGCTGGACCTGCCTATATTGGAGTGGCAACACGCTTACATTTTCAGAG CTGGGTTGGAGCAGGAGATCGAGAACTTGAAAAAACAGTTGGCTACTTGCATAAGGCAAAATCAAAATCTTCAAGAGGAGTTATCCGAAGCTTATCGCATTAAA AGCCATATAGCCGATCTGCATAAGGCTGAAGTATCAAAG AATGTCGAAGCTGAGAATCAGCTTAGTTTTTTTCAAGATTGTGTAGCTGCTGCTTTTGCTGAGCGAGATAATGCAATAATGGAG GCTGAAAAGGCTAAAGAGAGAGAGGAGCTCCTGCCGCAGGAGCTGACAAATTTTCAGAGAAG GCTTGAAGAGCTGACTGCCAAACTTCTTGAAGAAAAGGAACAAGCAGCAAATCTCCGTATTGATTTAGAAAAGCACGAAAGGCAGAATGAGATATTCAGAGAG GTGATTGATAAATTCTATAGCATCAGACAAGATTCCCTTAATGATTCTACTGATATAAGTTGGGAAGAGAAATGTCATTCTCTTCTGAATGATTCAGATGATACATGGAGGTTCCAAAATGATGAGGATGCTTCAACCTCCAATTACATT AACTCTCTCGAAGCAGAGATTGAAACTCTGAGGAGACGTCTCGATAATTTGCAAAACAAGCTTCGAGTG GGACTGGAAATTGAAACTCACTTGAAGAAGAAAGTCCGTGATTTGGAGAGGAAGAAA ATCCATTCAAAAGAGAAGAATAAGAAGTGGATTTCGGCATTATCTCATCACCATTCTCAGTACAGAAGCGGTATCAAAAGCTTACTTGATGAGGGGTATTTGGAGCTAAAATCAATTAGCGATCTGGTAGTTGAGAAGATCAAGCAACTTGAAACGAGCAGAGAATCCGATTTGAGATCTTCTCAGCTACAAGAGAGAGAATTTGACGAGAGTGAATGCAGGGATGTCCATGTTAGTGCTGATTCTAGTCCAGTTGCAATCACTGAG AAAAGTCATCCCGGCTTGCCAATTCCAAGTGCTTGTGAAACTGGCGATGCATCTGAAGCCCTTGCTCTGGCATTGCACGATAAG GTGTCAGCATTATTACTTATGTCACAGCAAGAAGAAAGACACCTATTAGAGAGGGATGTAAATGCAgctttgcaaaaaaaaatcgaGGAACTGCAGAGAAACTTAATGCAG GTTACGAATGAAAAGGTGAAAGCTCTTATGGAGTTAGCACAGATGAAGCAGGAATTATATATACTACAACC AAAGACCAGTCAGGACCACCAAGTACAAGGAATCAATCCGGTGGAGACTGCAGAACGCAGAATGGTACCAGAAAAAGACGGGAAGTTGAAAAGTCTGCTGAGGAAAAGTTACTTAACACGTTGGGTTGGAGGCTCCGATGGAAGTGATATATTGGCACATCGACATAACGAAAAACCACATCAAGTGGATTTCGCAAG GATGAAGATTGAAAATGCTACGCTTAAGGAGAGCCTGGACAGTATGGAGCATCTACTTTCTTCTGTTCGAAGACTCCGTATATCCCTATTGAAG GTGAAAGAGTCAGTCGCAGGGAAAGATGAAAACATGAGGTGTTCAGAAGATTTGGAACAAGTTATTGCAGAAGCAAACCTTCTGAAGACAGCCCTTGGCAGCTCTCTCCCCGTTAGTTGGCTGGCTGAAACGGAACGATCATTGGATGAAATAAGTGTAGCTGCTCGGGAGTCTGGGCAAGAGAAAGTGGATCTTGTTTCTGCAGCTGGATTTGAGATGGTGGAGCTCTTGATATTTGCTGCTCAGAACCTCAAGGAGTGTTGTGGTAAGTGA